A window of Candidatus Deferrimicrobiaceae bacterium contains these coding sequences:
- the hprK gene encoding HPr(Ser) kinase/phosphatase — protein MNVGKFLELCGESLRLEPLAGAGGYAREILEPRVQKSGLAITGEVASTHDGRIQVLGETELTWFSVQRLDRAPAIADRFFAFPMSCALVGGGLPIPATFVEAADRHDVPLFRSPLATSDLINEAVRFLEQQFAETTSIHGVLLDVLGVGLALMGRSGIGKSECALDLIQRGYRFVADDVIHVEKRGAGTLLGRGGDLTRHHMEIRGLGIINIRDLFGPSAITACKKVELLVHIEEWDPAKEYDRLGLEDRQTVILGVPVPSLLIPVSPGRNLATIVEVAVRNHLLKGQGIHSARELVEMQSRKLAGDDGASS, from the coding sequence ATGAATGTCGGCAAGTTCCTCGAACTCTGCGGCGAGTCGCTGAGGCTCGAGCCGCTGGCCGGCGCGGGCGGCTACGCGCGCGAGATCCTCGAGCCGCGCGTCCAGAAGAGCGGGCTGGCCATCACGGGCGAAGTCGCGTCGACGCACGACGGCCGCATCCAGGTGCTGGGCGAGACCGAGTTGACCTGGTTCTCGGTCCAGCGCCTCGACCGCGCGCCCGCGATCGCCGACCGTTTCTTTGCGTTTCCGATGTCCTGCGCCCTCGTCGGCGGCGGGTTGCCGATTCCGGCCACGTTCGTCGAGGCCGCCGACCGCCACGACGTCCCCCTCTTCCGTTCCCCCCTCGCCACCTCCGACCTGATCAACGAGGCGGTCCGCTTCCTCGAACAGCAGTTCGCCGAGACCACTTCGATCCACGGCGTGCTCCTCGACGTTCTCGGCGTCGGCCTGGCGCTGATGGGCCGGAGCGGCATCGGCAAGAGCGAGTGCGCGCTCGACCTCATCCAGCGCGGTTACCGCTTCGTGGCGGACGACGTCATCCACGTCGAGAAGCGCGGCGCCGGCACGCTCCTGGGCCGCGGGGGCGACCTGACTCGGCACCATATGGAGATCCGCGGGCTGGGCATCATCAATATCCGCGACCTGTTCGGCCCCTCCGCGATCACGGCGTGCAAAAAGGTCGAGCTGCTGGTCCACATCGAGGAGTGGGACCCGGCCAAGGAATACGACCGGCTCGGGCTCGAAGACCGCCAGACCGTCATCCTCGGCGTCCCGGTCCCGTCGCTCCTGATCCCCGTGTCGCCCGGCCGGAACCTGGCGACGATCGTCGAGGTCGCGGTGCGCAACCACCTGCTCAAGGGGCAGGGAATCCATTCGGCCCGCGAGCTGGTCGAGATGCAGTCGCGCAAGTTGGCCGGCGACGACGGGGCGTCGTCGTGA
- a CDS encoding PTS sugar transporter subunit IIA gives MKLFDPVSPAAVLTDLRGETKDEALRELSEAAARLVPTVSADDVMAILQDRERLGSTGIGEGAAIPHGKVAGLDRLVTVFARSKAGVQFQSLDGKPTHLFFLVLAPEHSAGLHLKALARISRLLKDARFRASLSEAPDAVALIELLSEADEHE, from the coding sequence ATGAAGCTGTTCGATCCCGTCTCCCCCGCGGCGGTCCTGACGGACCTCCGCGGGGAGACGAAGGACGAGGCGCTGCGCGAGCTGTCCGAGGCGGCGGCCCGGCTGGTCCCGACCGTTTCCGCCGACGACGTCATGGCCATCCTGCAAGACCGCGAGCGCCTGGGCAGCACCGGCATCGGCGAAGGGGCGGCCATCCCGCACGGCAAGGTGGCGGGGCTCGACCGGCTCGTGACCGTCTTCGCCCGCTCGAAGGCCGGGGTCCAGTTCCAGTCGCTCGACGGGAAGCCGACGCACCTGTTTTTCCTCGTCCTGGCGCCCGAGCATTCCGCGGGGCTGCACCTCAAGGCGCTCGCCCGCATCTCCCGTCTCCTCAAGGACGCCCGGTTCCGGGCGTCGCTGTCCGAAGCCCCCGACGCCGTCGCCTTGATCGAGCTGCTGTCGGAGGCCGACGAGCACGAGTGA
- the raiA gene encoding ribosome-associated translation inhibitor RaiA: protein MNSIHVTFRHVDSSEALKKYVTEKIGKVSKVVDKTFDANVTLSVEKFRHIAEVFLTGKGITIKAFESTDDLYSAIDLVCDKVERQLKKYRERTKDRLQEAPAVSGSSLTIRDDAGKAQIVHADNFLPKPMSVEDAARHLDILKLDVVMFVNQETNKAGVVFRQNDGNIGFTEPSAQ, encoded by the coding sequence GTGAACAGCATCCATGTGACGTTTCGGCATGTCGATTCGAGCGAGGCGCTCAAGAAGTACGTGACCGAAAAGATCGGGAAGGTCTCCAAGGTGGTCGACAAGACGTTCGACGCCAATGTGACGCTGTCCGTCGAAAAGTTCCGGCACATCGCCGAGGTATTTCTCACGGGCAAGGGGATCACGATCAAGGCGTTCGAGTCGACCGACGACCTCTACTCCGCCATCGACCTCGTCTGTGACAAGGTCGAGCGGCAGCTCAAGAAGTACCGCGAGCGGACGAAGGACCGGCTCCAGGAGGCCCCTGCGGTCTCCGGTTCCTCTCTGACCATTCGCGACGATGCGGGCAAGGCGCAGATCGTCCACGCCGACAACTTCCTGCCCAAGCCGATGAGCGTCGAAGACGCGGCGCGTCACCTCGACATCCTCAAGCTCGACGTGGTGATGTTCGTCAACCAGGAAACCAACAAGGCCGGCGTCGTCTTCCGCCAGAACGACGGGAACATCGGGTTCACCGAGCCGTCCGCGCAATGA
- the rpoN gene encoding RNA polymerase factor sigma-54, whose protein sequence is MALDLRLTLSQRLVMTPQLQQAIKLLQLSRMELEQAVREELEVNPVLEELPEGAPGEGIPDEGGADDPVGEQLFDEAPAAPVTERGDASTETAADPKDENSLIDRVDWDYFFGEGANFEGGGTRDREDEDGRPYYENTLTRSETLVDYLEEQVNLSDFDPALRETACYLIGNIDENGYLQVSSEETAAALETTVEVVDRVVAFIQTLDPPGIGGRDLRECLMIQARLKGDEFALPLRILSDHFDLFSKGDVAGLARKLKLDKEAVKGAFQKIVMLWPKPGRAFSGEEAQQIIPDAYVTKIGNDWVITLNDDGQPRLRLSGYYRRLLQDSAALGKEDREFLKQKINSALWFIKSIDQRQRTIYKVVESIMKLQRDFLDRGPKYLKPLTLRDVAEEIEMHESTVSRVTSGKYVYTPHGIFELKYFFNSGLNRDGGEENIASKSVKEKIREIIAAESGSGKRLSDQELMRLLRNQGIHIARRTVTKYRGQLGLLAAARRKKIF, encoded by the coding sequence ATGGCCCTAGACCTCAGACTGACCCTCAGCCAGCGGCTGGTCATGACGCCGCAACTCCAGCAGGCCATCAAGCTGCTGCAGTTGTCGCGCATGGAGCTCGAACAGGCCGTCCGGGAAGAGCTTGAGGTCAATCCGGTGCTCGAGGAGCTTCCGGAAGGGGCCCCGGGCGAGGGCATTCCCGACGAGGGCGGCGCTGACGACCCGGTCGGCGAGCAACTCTTCGATGAAGCGCCCGCTGCCCCCGTCACCGAGCGGGGCGACGCGTCGACCGAGACCGCAGCCGATCCCAAGGACGAAAATTCTCTGATCGACCGGGTCGACTGGGATTACTTCTTCGGCGAAGGCGCCAACTTCGAGGGGGGCGGGACGCGCGACCGCGAGGACGAGGACGGCCGCCCCTACTACGAGAACACGCTGACGCGCAGCGAAACCCTGGTCGACTACCTCGAAGAGCAGGTCAATCTGTCCGACTTCGATCCCGCGTTGCGCGAGACGGCGTGCTACCTGATCGGCAACATCGACGAGAACGGCTACTTGCAGGTCTCCTCCGAGGAGACGGCCGCCGCGCTCGAAACTACCGTCGAGGTGGTCGACCGGGTTGTCGCGTTCATCCAGACGCTCGACCCGCCCGGCATCGGGGGGCGCGACCTGCGGGAGTGCCTGATGATCCAGGCGCGGCTCAAGGGCGATGAGTTCGCGCTGCCGCTGCGCATCCTGTCCGACCATTTCGACCTGTTCTCCAAGGGCGACGTCGCTGGCCTTGCCCGGAAGCTCAAGCTCGACAAGGAAGCGGTCAAGGGGGCGTTCCAGAAGATCGTCATGCTCTGGCCCAAGCCGGGGCGCGCCTTTTCGGGCGAGGAAGCCCAGCAGATCATCCCCGACGCTTACGTCACCAAGATCGGCAACGACTGGGTGATCACGCTCAACGACGACGGGCAGCCCCGGCTGCGCCTGTCGGGCTACTATCGGCGCCTGCTCCAGGACAGCGCGGCGCTCGGCAAGGAGGACCGCGAGTTCCTCAAGCAGAAGATCAACTCGGCGCTCTGGTTCATCAAGAGCATCGACCAGCGCCAGCGCACCATCTATAAGGTCGTGGAGAGCATCATGAAGCTGCAGCGCGACTTCCTCGACCGCGGGCCGAAATACCTCAAGCCGCTGACGCTGCGCGACGTCGCCGAAGAGATCGAGATGCACGAATCGACCGTTTCCCGGGTGACCAGCGGGAAATACGTCTACACGCCGCACGGCATCTTCGAGCTGAAGTACTTCTTCAACTCGGGGCTCAACCGGGACGGGGGCGAGGAGAACATCGCCTCCAAGTCGGTGAAGGAGAAGATCCGCGAGATCATCGCCGCCGAGAGCGGCAGCGGGAAGCGGCTTTCCGACCAGGAGCTCATGCGGCTCCTGCGCAACCAGGGGATCCACATCGCCAGGCGCACGGTGACCAAGTATCGCGGGCAGCTTGGGCTGCTTGCAGCCGCGAGACGCAAGAAGATTTTCTGA
- the lptB gene encoding LPS export ABC transporter ATP-binding protein, with the protein MKPLAVEGLKKSYKRREVVRGVSLGIEPGEVVGLLGPNGAGKTTIFYMMVGLVSPDQGTVHLDGQDVTRLPVHRRARMGLGYLPQEPSIFRKLTVRDNILAFLEETDLPPGERIEHLQQVLADMRIGHVAETRGYALSGGERRRVEIARALVLSPSFLLLDEPFAGIDPISVADLQQIILGLKARGIGVIITDHNVRDTLKVCDRAYIISEGAILEEGVPEAIAASARVRETYLGDGFKL; encoded by the coding sequence GTGAAACCGCTCGCCGTCGAAGGCCTGAAAAAAAGCTACAAGCGGCGCGAAGTCGTGCGCGGCGTCTCGCTCGGCATCGAGCCCGGCGAGGTCGTAGGGCTGCTTGGGCCGAACGGGGCGGGCAAGACCACGATCTTCTACATGATGGTCGGCCTGGTCTCGCCCGACCAGGGGACCGTCCACCTCGACGGGCAGGACGTCACCCGCCTTCCCGTCCACCGCAGGGCCCGGATGGGGCTCGGCTACCTGCCGCAGGAGCCCTCGATCTTCCGGAAGCTGACCGTTCGGGACAACATCCTCGCCTTCCTCGAGGAGACCGACCTGCCGCCAGGCGAGCGGATCGAGCACCTCCAGCAGGTCCTGGCCGACATGCGCATCGGCCACGTGGCCGAGACGCGCGGCTACGCGCTGTCGGGCGGCGAACGCCGCCGCGTCGAGATCGCGCGGGCGCTCGTGCTTTCCCCTTCGTTCCTGCTGCTCGACGAGCCGTTCGCGGGGATCGACCCGATTTCCGTGGCCGACCTCCAGCAGATCATCCTCGGCTTAAAAGCGCGCGGAATCGGCGTTATAATTACGGATCATAACGTGCGCGACACCCTCAAGGTGTGCGATCGCGCCTATATCATCTCCGAGGGGGCCATTCTCGAGGAGGGCGTTCCCGAGGCCATTGCCGCCTCGGCGCGCGTCCGCGAGACCTACCTCGGAGACGGATTCAAACTGTAA
- the lptA gene encoding lipopolysaccharide transport periplasmic protein LptA, whose amino-acid sequence MRKAFVLAPAILLAVLVASGLAADGKGKLPRSSDQGALPIEITADRLSADNAKNSVTFEGTVHAKQGDVTLHADKIYAEYSKSVGAIEKIVADGNVRVTQPGRSATSARAVFYNLEQRIVLSGNTVLTQGENTLKGETVTIFLRENRSVVSGGEGGGRVSGVIYPKGLVDVKENPGK is encoded by the coding sequence GTGCGAAAAGCATTCGTGCTGGCGCCGGCGATCCTGCTGGCGGTCCTGGTCGCCTCGGGCCTCGCCGCCGACGGCAAGGGAAAGCTTCCCCGATCCTCCGACCAGGGGGCGCTGCCCATCGAGATCACGGCCGACCGGCTCTCGGCCGACAACGCCAAGAACTCAGTGACGTTCGAGGGCACCGTCCACGCGAAGCAGGGCGACGTCACCCTCCACGCCGACAAGATCTATGCCGAATATTCGAAGAGCGTTGGGGCGATCGAGAAGATCGTCGCCGACGGCAACGTCCGCGTCACCCAGCCGGGGCGTTCCGCCACGTCGGCGCGGGCCGTCTTCTACAACCTCGAGCAGCGCATCGTCCTGTCGGGCAACACGGTGCTGACGCAGGGCGAGAACACGCTCAAGGGAGAGACCGTCACCATTTTCCTCCGCGAGAACCGCTCGGTCGTCAGCGGAGGCGAGGGAGGCGGGCGCGTCTCGGGTGTGATCTATCCCAAGGGGCTGGTCGACGTGAAGGAGAACCCCGGCAAGTGA